One window from the genome of Actinoplanes teichomyceticus ATCC 31121 encodes:
- a CDS encoding phage holin family protein: protein MGIIIRLVITAISLWITTLVIDGIELSADTSAGKAGTLLAVAAIFGLVNAVLRPIIKTVGCGLYILTLGLMALIVNGLLFLLTSWIAGELELGFHVDGFLSAVLGALLVGIVSWVLNMLVPDGDD from the coding sequence ATGGGCATCATCATCCGGCTCGTCATCACGGCCATCTCACTGTGGATCACGACCCTGGTCATCGACGGGATCGAGCTTTCCGCGGACACCTCGGCCGGTAAGGCCGGCACGTTGCTGGCGGTCGCGGCGATCTTCGGTCTGGTGAACGCGGTTCTGCGGCCGATCATCAAGACGGTTGGCTGCGGGCTCTACATCCTCACCCTCGGCCTGATGGCGCTGATCGTGAACGGCCTGCTCTTCCTGCTGACCAGCTGGATCGCCGGCGAGCTGGAGCTCGGCTTCCACGTCGACGGCTTCCTGTCCGCGGTCCTCGGCGCGCTACTCGTCGGCATCGTCAGCTGGGTGCTCAACATGCTCGTCCCGGACGGCGACGACTGA
- a CDS encoding WXG100 family type VII secretion target codes for MALTQAESAVMASTAARFDQVNSGLQSMLSTLMSELSVLGGAWRGLGATAFEQVKTQYAADLQSLNRALAETAQAIRASGAGYHATDTDAASRVARTGGTFTLPL; via the coding sequence ATGGCGCTGACGCAGGCCGAGTCCGCGGTGATGGCGAGTACCGCCGCGAGATTCGATCAGGTCAACAGTGGGCTGCAGTCGATGCTCAGCACGTTGATGTCCGAGCTGTCGGTGCTCGGCGGCGCCTGGAGAGGGCTGGGCGCCACCGCCTTCGAGCAGGTCAAGACGCAGTATGCGGCCGATCTGCAGAGCCTCAACCGCGCGCTGGCGGAGACCGCCCAGGCGATCCGGGCGTCCGGCGCCGGGTACCACGCCACCGATACCGACGCCGCCAGCCGTGTCGCCCGTACCGGTGGCACCTTCACGCTGCCGCTCTGA
- a CDS encoding alpha/beta fold hydrolase, producing the protein MDESVVLEEGPWTHRFVGANGSRFHVVEAGTGPLVLFLHGFPEFWWAWHDIMTRVADAGYRAAAIDLRGYGASDKPPRGYDGYTMAADVTGLIRALGERSATIVGTGAGGMIGWAAAAFHPKLINRLVVLGAAHPLRLRAALFADPRGQFAASATILRFQVPRYEHVLTRDDAALIGELMAHWSSPQWAATPEFADYSYRCRQAMQIPQASFCALEAYRWVARSALRLQGYRFVKLMQQPLGMPTLQLHGALDTAILPRTAQGSGRYVTAPYEWRLIPGAGHFLHQEAPDVVTGEILRWLKTPA; encoded by the coding sequence ATGGACGAGTCGGTGGTGTTGGAAGAGGGGCCGTGGACCCACCGTTTCGTCGGCGCCAACGGCAGCCGCTTCCACGTGGTGGAGGCGGGCACCGGCCCGCTCGTCCTCTTCCTCCACGGGTTCCCCGAGTTCTGGTGGGCCTGGCACGACATCATGACCCGTGTCGCCGACGCCGGCTACCGCGCCGCCGCCATCGACCTGCGGGGTTACGGCGCCAGCGACAAACCCCCGCGGGGGTACGACGGCTACACCATGGCCGCCGACGTGACCGGCCTGATCCGGGCGCTCGGCGAGCGTTCCGCCACGATCGTCGGGACCGGGGCCGGCGGGATGATCGGCTGGGCGGCCGCCGCGTTCCACCCCAAACTGATCAATCGCCTGGTGGTGCTCGGCGCGGCGCACCCGCTGCGGCTACGGGCCGCGCTCTTCGCCGACCCGCGCGGGCAGTTCGCGGCGTCCGCGACCATCCTGCGCTTCCAGGTGCCGCGCTACGAGCACGTGCTCACCCGGGACGACGCGGCGCTCATCGGCGAGCTGATGGCGCACTGGAGCAGCCCGCAGTGGGCGGCCACGCCGGAGTTCGCAGACTATTCGTACCGGTGCCGGCAGGCGATGCAGATCCCGCAGGCGTCGTTCTGCGCGCTGGAGGCGTACCGCTGGGTGGCGCGCAGCGCTCTCCGGCTGCAGGGCTACCGGTTCGTCAAGCTGATGCAGCAGCCGCTCGGCATGCCCACCCTGCAGTTGCACGGCGCCCTGGACACCGCGATCCTGCCGCGTACGGCGCAGGGCTCCGGGCGGTACGTCACCGCCCCGTACGAGTGGCGTCTGATCCCCGGCGCCGGCCACTTCCTGCACCAGGAGGCGCCGGACGTGGTCACCGGGGAGATCCTGCGCTGGCTGAAAACCCCGGCCTGA
- a CDS encoding immune inhibitor A domain-containing protein, which yields MTPTLAAAAPAAEPTPVAQNEAPDAPIDDLPNPLEEKRRALREEAVSQLVSGKSKVESRNGSKVVNLGRTYGNGGFGHPGRNQYVELGRERTDKIFVILTEFGSERHPSFPDKDTTEAYAGPSTFEGPLHNAIPEPDRKVDNSTIWQADYSPEYFRKLYFGTGKDVESVKTYFETQSSGRYSVDGEVSDWVKVKYNEARYGRSNDNPTDANGDDPAVCNSSNCTNVWALVNDAVTQWYADQKAAGKTDAAIKADLQQYDQYDRYDFDGDGNFNEPDGYLDHFQIVHAGGDQADGDPSQGEDAVWSHRWYAYSTDAGRTGPTGNLLGGAQIGNSGIWVGDYTIQPENGGLSVFVHEYAHDLGLPDDYDTSGLGDNSNEHWTLMAQSRLSAKGDQGIGTHPGDLGAWNKLQLGWLNYASVKAGDKKVVKLGPEEYNTDKKQAVVVNLPDKEVTTDLGAPFAGSKQFFSGNADDLNNSLSKTIDLTGKSAASVSLQGRYAIEEDYDYLYFEASTDGGANWTKLDGTVGGEPFRKDGSGSPALTGSTGNAWVPIEVPLNAYAGKSIQFRLHYVTDGGVSEGGFFGDELTVTADGAVLSTEGAEGTSTWTADGFSIVGATSTSKYPNYYIAGYRSYTSYDKYLATGPYNFGWLNTKPDWVEHYNYQTGLLISYWDTSQVDNNTNEHPGTGRNLYIDAHPKPVNNPTGVPWRSRVQVYDAPFSLFPTDGMTLHLNGAESVIKPQLGDPIFNDKDKYYYDELPNHGVKLPAVGVKIAVLSQLGTSMTVAVY from the coding sequence ATGACTCCGACCCTGGCCGCGGCGGCCCCGGCGGCAGAACCGACTCCGGTGGCACAGAACGAGGCGCCCGACGCCCCGATCGACGATCTGCCGAACCCCCTCGAGGAGAAGCGTCGCGCGCTGCGCGAGGAAGCCGTCTCCCAGCTGGTCAGCGGCAAGTCCAAGGTGGAGAGCCGCAACGGCAGCAAGGTCGTCAACCTGGGCCGGACATACGGCAACGGCGGCTTCGGTCACCCGGGCCGCAACCAGTACGTCGAGCTGGGCCGCGAGCGGACCGACAAGATCTTCGTGATTCTCACGGAGTTCGGCAGCGAGCGGCACCCGAGCTTCCCCGACAAGGACACGACCGAGGCGTACGCCGGACCGTCGACCTTCGAGGGCCCGCTGCACAACGCGATCCCGGAGCCGGACCGCAAGGTCGACAACTCCACGATCTGGCAGGCCGACTACTCCCCCGAGTACTTCCGGAAGCTGTACTTCGGCACCGGCAAGGACGTCGAGTCGGTGAAGACCTACTTCGAGACCCAGTCGTCCGGGCGTTACAGCGTGGACGGCGAGGTGTCCGACTGGGTCAAGGTCAAGTACAACGAGGCCCGGTACGGCCGGTCCAACGACAACCCGACCGACGCCAACGGTGACGACCCGGCGGTCTGCAACAGCAGCAACTGCACCAACGTCTGGGCGCTGGTCAACGACGCGGTCACCCAGTGGTACGCCGACCAGAAGGCGGCCGGCAAGACCGACGCCGCGATCAAGGCGGACCTGCAGCAGTACGACCAGTACGACCGGTACGACTTCGACGGCGACGGCAACTTCAACGAGCCGGACGGGTACCTCGACCACTTCCAGATCGTCCACGCCGGCGGTGACCAGGCCGACGGTGACCCGTCCCAGGGTGAGGACGCGGTCTGGAGCCACCGCTGGTACGCGTACTCGACCGACGCCGGCCGCACCGGCCCGACGGGCAACCTGCTCGGCGGCGCCCAGATCGGCAACAGCGGCATCTGGGTCGGCGACTACACCATCCAGCCGGAGAACGGCGGCCTGAGCGTCTTCGTCCACGAGTACGCCCACGACCTGGGCCTCCCGGACGACTACGACACCAGCGGTCTCGGCGACAACAGCAACGAGCACTGGACCCTGATGGCGCAGAGCCGGCTCAGCGCCAAGGGCGACCAGGGCATCGGCACCCACCCGGGCGACCTCGGCGCGTGGAACAAGCTGCAGCTGGGCTGGCTCAACTACGCGTCGGTCAAGGCGGGCGACAAGAAGGTCGTCAAGCTCGGCCCGGAGGAGTACAACACCGACAAGAAGCAGGCCGTGGTGGTGAACCTCCCGGACAAGGAGGTCACCACCGACCTGGGCGCCCCGTTCGCCGGTAGCAAGCAGTTCTTCTCCGGCAACGCGGACGACCTGAACAACTCGCTGTCCAAGACGATCGACCTGACCGGCAAGAGCGCCGCGAGCGTCTCGCTCCAGGGCCGGTACGCGATCGAGGAGGACTACGACTACCTGTACTTCGAGGCGTCCACCGACGGCGGGGCCAACTGGACCAAGCTGGACGGCACCGTCGGCGGCGAGCCCTTCCGCAAGGACGGCAGCGGCAGCCCGGCGCTGACCGGCTCCACCGGCAACGCCTGGGTGCCGATCGAGGTGCCGCTGAACGCGTACGCGGGCAAGAGCATCCAGTTCCGCCTGCACTACGTCACCGACGGTGGCGTCTCCGAGGGTGGTTTCTTCGGCGACGAGCTGACCGTCACCGCCGACGGCGCGGTCCTCTCCACCGAGGGCGCCGAGGGCACCTCGACGTGGACCGCGGACGGTTTCTCGATCGTCGGCGCCACCAGCACCAGCAAGTACCCGAACTACTACATCGCCGGTTACCGCAGCTACACCTCGTACGACAAGTACCTGGCGACCGGCCCGTACAACTTCGGCTGGCTGAACACCAAGCCGGACTGGGTGGAGCACTACAACTACCAGACCGGTCTGCTGATCTCGTACTGGGACACCTCGCAGGTCGACAACAACACCAACGAGCACCCGGGTACGGGACGCAACCTCTACATCGACGCGCACCCGAAGCCGGTCAACAACCCCACCGGTGTTCCGTGGCGTTCCCGGGTCCAGGTGTACGACGCCCCGTTCAGCCTGTTCCCGACCGACGGCATGACCCTGCACCTCAACGGCGCGGAGTCGGTCATCAAGCCGCAGCTCGGTGACCCGATCTTCAACGACAAGGACAAGTACTACTACGACGAGCTGCCCAACCACGGCGTCAAGCTGCCGGCGGTCGGTGTCAAGATCGCGGTGCTGAGCCAGCTCGGCACCTCGATGACCGTCGCGGTCTACTGA
- a CDS encoding SseB family protein, whose product MPAPGPAFGMPPQGSPASAYANQALATQIIQLPAGSVPASAASASGSSGLGVAGSATGGGSGPGQRGRAHEEFVPANDTERELREAADAGNTDIFLSTLLLANVLVPVAHHSRPGSAPGESGFAFQPEEVGGEKFLIVFTSKDRLSEHFGEPTRTVGVRFYELIRNWPDPDWSFAVNPGTPVGAKYPGAQIIALANWATEAGLGADPIDGPSAEETAEPVPAPEPASDETQHATVMQKTIAAEQVDYYLERGYDRVAGFVHRASEVEHLRTPAELFSALGLYYDSSPFQPDAKEAFVLRWPAFRPSLYRIPYGGQNEQALRAMDGWVIERPPFRGNGFAPGEGRDVIAEFKVDSVRLPHGAQLWRIDADGNERMLAIFDADGPLWRRVGEQ is encoded by the coding sequence GTGCCCGCGCCCGGGCCGGCGTTCGGCATGCCGCCGCAGGGCAGCCCCGCGTCGGCGTACGCGAATCAGGCCTTGGCCACCCAGATCATCCAGCTTCCGGCCGGGTCGGTCCCGGCGAGCGCCGCGTCGGCATCCGGGAGTTCCGGCCTGGGGGTCGCCGGCTCGGCGACCGGCGGCGGCTCCGGCCCGGGGCAGCGCGGCCGTGCCCACGAGGAATTCGTCCCGGCCAATGACACCGAGCGGGAGCTGCGGGAGGCCGCGGACGCCGGCAACACCGACATCTTCCTCTCCACGCTGCTGCTGGCGAACGTGCTGGTGCCGGTGGCCCACCACTCCCGGCCGGGCAGTGCGCCCGGGGAGTCCGGCTTCGCGTTCCAGCCGGAGGAGGTTGGGGGCGAGAAGTTCCTGATCGTGTTCACCAGCAAGGACCGGCTCTCCGAGCACTTCGGTGAGCCGACCCGCACGGTCGGCGTCCGCTTCTACGAGCTGATCCGCAACTGGCCGGACCCGGACTGGTCGTTCGCCGTCAACCCGGGCACCCCGGTCGGCGCGAAGTACCCGGGTGCCCAGATCATCGCGCTGGCCAACTGGGCCACCGAGGCCGGGCTCGGCGCCGACCCGATCGACGGGCCGTCCGCGGAGGAGACCGCCGAGCCGGTGCCGGCTCCGGAGCCGGCCAGCGACGAGACGCAGCACGCCACCGTCATGCAGAAGACGATCGCCGCCGAGCAGGTCGACTACTACCTGGAGCGCGGGTACGACCGAGTGGCCGGGTTCGTGCACCGGGCGTCCGAGGTCGAGCATCTGCGGACACCGGCTGAGCTGTTCAGCGCGCTCGGGCTGTACTACGACTCGTCGCCGTTCCAGCCGGACGCCAAGGAGGCGTTCGTGCTGCGCTGGCCCGCGTTCCGGCCCAGCCTGTACCGCATTCCCTACGGCGGGCAGAACGAGCAGGCGCTGCGCGCGATGGACGGCTGGGTGATCGAGCGGCCGCCGTTCCGGGGCAACGGGTTCGCCCCGGGCGAGGGCCGCGACGTCATCGCCGAGTTCAAGGTGGACAGCGTGCGGCTGCCGCACGGCGCGCAGCTGTGGCGCATCGACGCGGACGGCAACGAACGCATGTTGGCGATCTTCGACGCGGACGGGCCGCTCTGGCGCCGGGTGGGTGAGCAGTGA
- the nuoN gene encoding NADH-quinone oxidoreductase subunit NuoN gives MGELKLPPIDYGALAPMLILFGVACVGVLVEVLIPRRFRNLTQLILALLGVVAALVFLVINRNTRIVTIGGAVAVDGPTIFLQGAILVLGALSLFLIGERQVEAGGAFVPQAAVVVGSDSDTRQTPGRPGLTEVYPLATFALGGMLLFVAANDLLTMFVALEVFSLPLYLLCALARRRRLLSQEAALKYFLLGSYASAFFLFGVALLYGFAGSVQFDAIHQAVASPQNSQVLLYGGLGLVSIGLLFKSALAPFHVWTPDVYQGAPTPITAFMAACTKVAAFGALLRVLYGAFEGARWDFQPVLGTVAALTMLVGAILAVTQTDMKRLLAYSSIANAGYLMVGVLALTEDGLSSTMFYLVAYGFSVVAAFAIVSLVRDSDGEATHLSRWAGIGRKSPLLAGVFTFILLAFAGIPLTSGFTAKFAVFGAAVDGGQTWLVIFGVVTSMLIAFPYLRVVVLMWLSEPGESTPAVSIPGFLTSAALALGVIVTIALGVVPAPLIDLTREASQFVR, from the coding sequence ATGGGCGAGCTGAAACTGCCCCCGATCGACTACGGTGCGCTGGCGCCCATGTTGATCCTCTTCGGGGTCGCGTGCGTCGGGGTCCTGGTCGAGGTGCTCATCCCGCGCCGGTTCCGCAACCTGACCCAGCTGATACTCGCCCTGCTGGGCGTGGTGGCCGCGCTGGTCTTCCTGGTGATCAACCGGAACACCCGGATCGTCACGATCGGTGGCGCGGTCGCCGTGGACGGGCCGACCATCTTCCTGCAGGGCGCGATCCTGGTGCTCGGCGCGCTGTCGCTGTTCCTGATCGGGGAGCGGCAGGTGGAGGCGGGCGGCGCGTTCGTCCCCCAGGCGGCCGTCGTGGTCGGCTCGGACTCCGACACCCGGCAGACGCCCGGCCGGCCCGGGCTCACCGAGGTGTACCCGCTGGCCACCTTCGCGTTGGGCGGCATGCTGCTCTTCGTCGCCGCGAACGACCTGCTCACCATGTTCGTCGCGCTGGAGGTCTTCTCGCTGCCGCTGTATCTGCTGTGCGCGCTGGCGCGCCGTCGGCGGCTGCTGAGCCAGGAGGCCGCGCTGAAGTACTTCCTGCTCGGGTCGTACGCGTCGGCGTTCTTCCTGTTCGGCGTCGCGCTGCTGTACGGCTTCGCCGGCAGCGTCCAGTTCGACGCGATCCATCAGGCGGTGGCCAGTCCGCAGAACAGCCAGGTGCTGCTCTACGGCGGCCTCGGCCTGGTCTCGATCGGCCTGCTCTTCAAGAGCGCGCTCGCCCCGTTCCACGTCTGGACGCCGGACGTCTACCAGGGCGCGCCGACCCCGATCACCGCGTTCATGGCGGCCTGCACCAAGGTCGCCGCGTTCGGCGCGCTGCTGCGGGTGCTCTACGGCGCGTTCGAGGGGGCCCGCTGGGACTTCCAGCCGGTGCTCGGCACGGTGGCGGCGCTGACCATGCTGGTCGGCGCGATCCTCGCGGTCACCCAGACCGACATGAAGCGGCTGCTGGCCTACTCGTCGATCGCCAACGCCGGCTACCTGATGGTCGGTGTCCTGGCGCTCACCGAGGACGGCCTGAGCAGCACGATGTTCTACCTGGTGGCGTACGGGTTCTCGGTGGTCGCGGCGTTCGCCATCGTCAGCCTGGTGCGCGACTCCGACGGCGAGGCGACGCACCTGTCGCGGTGGGCCGGGATCGGCCGCAAGAGCCCGCTGCTCGCCGGGGTCTTCACGTTCATCCTGCTGGCCTTCGCCGGTATCCCGCTGACCAGTGGCTTCACCGCCAAGTTCGCGGTCTTCGGGGCGGCGGTCGACGGCGGGCAGACCTGGCTGGTCATCTTCGGCGTGGTCACCAGCATGTTGATCGCCTTCCCGTACCTGCGTGTGGTCGTGCTGATGTGGCTCTCCGAGCCGGGCGAGAGCACGCCGGCGGTGTCCATCCCGGGCTTCCTCACCTCGGCCGCCCTGGCGCTCGGGGTGATCGTCACGATCGCGCTCGGCGTGGTGCCCGCCCCGCTGATCGATCTGACCCGTGAGGCATCGCAGTTCGTCCGTTGA
- a CDS encoding WXG100 family type VII secretion target: protein MNDGVLLVNFGALQQAGADIDKALRTLRSQLDQLERDAAPLVATWAGDAQEAYAQRQARWRAASTDLESILRQIRVAVSESAADYVATERAATQRFQ, encoded by the coding sequence GTGAACGACGGAGTTCTGCTCGTCAACTTCGGTGCCCTGCAGCAGGCCGGCGCCGACATCGACAAGGCGCTGCGCACCCTGCGATCCCAGCTCGACCAGCTCGAGCGGGACGCCGCGCCGCTGGTGGCCACCTGGGCGGGTGACGCCCAGGAGGCGTACGCGCAGCGCCAGGCCAGGTGGCGGGCCGCCTCGACCGATCTGGAGAGCATTCTCCGTCAGATCAGGGTCGCGGTCAGCGAGTCGGCGGCCGACTACGTGGCCACCGAGCGGGCGGCGACCCAGCGGTTCCAATGA
- a CDS encoding polyprenyl synthetase family protein encodes MDASVSAMLAAVEEALRQHLASADPLVTEAARHLADAGGKRLRPILVALSAQFGDPRRPELIDAANVVELTHLATLYHDDVMDEAPVRRGTPSANARWGNSVAILVGDYLFAQAAELAAKLGTEAVHLQAQTFSRLVHGQIAETAGPRGTDPIDHYLQVIADKTGSLIATAARFGGMFSGARPEVIEALAGYGEMLGLVFQLSDDLLDIASESIQSGKTPGTDLREGVPTLPVLYALAADDTDAAAVRLRELLSAGPITDDALHAEALTLLRESAAMKRARETVRGYAEEARARLAPLPDGEPKRAMEALCDYIADRTN; translated from the coding sequence ATGGACGCGTCGGTGTCGGCGATGCTGGCCGCCGTGGAGGAAGCGCTGCGGCAGCACCTGGCGAGCGCCGACCCGCTGGTGACCGAGGCCGCCCGCCATCTCGCCGACGCCGGCGGCAAGCGGCTCCGGCCCATCCTGGTGGCGCTGAGCGCGCAGTTCGGCGACCCGAGGCGGCCCGAGCTGATCGACGCGGCGAACGTGGTCGAGCTGACCCACCTCGCGACGCTGTACCACGACGACGTCATGGACGAGGCGCCGGTCCGGCGCGGCACCCCGAGCGCGAACGCCCGCTGGGGCAACTCGGTGGCGATCCTCGTCGGCGACTACCTCTTCGCCCAGGCCGCCGAACTGGCCGCCAAGCTCGGCACCGAGGCGGTGCACCTGCAGGCGCAGACCTTCTCCCGCCTGGTCCACGGGCAGATCGCCGAGACCGCCGGTCCGCGCGGCACCGACCCGATCGATCACTACCTGCAGGTCATCGCGGACAAGACCGGCTCGCTGATCGCCACCGCGGCACGGTTCGGCGGCATGTTCTCCGGCGCCCGGCCCGAGGTGATCGAGGCGCTCGCCGGGTACGGCGAGATGCTCGGCCTGGTGTTCCAGCTCTCCGACGACCTGCTGGACATCGCCTCCGAGTCGATCCAGTCGGGCAAGACGCCCGGCACCGACCTGCGCGAGGGCGTGCCCACCCTGCCGGTGCTCTACGCGCTGGCCGCCGACGACACGGACGCCGCCGCGGTGCGGCTGCGGGAGCTGCTCTCCGCCGGGCCGATCACCGACGACGCGCTGCACGCCGAAGCGCTCACGCTGCTGCGCGAGTCGGCGGCGATGAAGCGGGCGCGGGAGACGGTGCGGGGCTACGCCGAGGAGGCCCGGGCGCGGCTGGCGCCGCTGCCCGACGGCGAGCCGAAGCGCGCGATGGAAGCGCTCTGCGACTACATCGCCGACCGTACGAATTAG
- a CDS encoding IclR family transcriptional regulator yields MRDPLAEPSDLIRSVSRALRVLESVGRAPRGLTVKQIARRCELTVATTYHLVRTLAYEGYVIRREDGTYIVGLEIADRYRELVSAFRGPPAVGEALRRAALDTGYSHYLGRFVGGRIAVTASAEGARSPFLDDVAPGFDEGGHATALGKALLATLTPDQRSRYLRDYGMRAFTPSTLTTPEALETDLAAGERRGMQIEMGQFRQGLASAAVVVVADRDMERRLVLACSMPAAEMLTSARVVRAKLTAAARNVAEALSGGESATA; encoded by the coding sequence GTGCGTGACCCCCTAGCGGAGCCGTCAGATCTCATCCGGAGCGTGTCGCGTGCCCTGCGCGTCCTGGAGTCGGTCGGGCGGGCGCCACGCGGGCTCACCGTGAAACAGATCGCCCGGCGCTGCGAGCTGACCGTCGCGACCACCTATCACCTCGTGCGTACCCTGGCCTACGAGGGTTACGTGATCCGGCGTGAGGACGGCACCTACATCGTCGGTCTGGAGATCGCCGACCGGTACCGCGAACTCGTCTCGGCGTTCCGCGGCCCGCCCGCCGTCGGTGAGGCGCTGCGCCGCGCCGCGCTCGACACCGGGTACAGCCACTACCTGGGCCGGTTCGTCGGCGGCCGGATCGCGGTCACCGCCTCCGCCGAGGGCGCCCGTTCGCCGTTCCTGGATGACGTCGCGCCCGGCTTCGACGAGGGCGGGCACGCCACCGCGCTCGGCAAGGCGCTGCTCGCCACGCTCACCCCGGACCAGCGGTCGCGGTACCTGCGCGACTACGGGATGCGTGCGTTCACCCCGTCCACGCTGACCACCCCGGAGGCGCTGGAGACCGATCTGGCCGCCGGTGAGCGGCGCGGCATGCAGATCGAGATGGGACAGTTCCGGCAGGGGCTGGCCTCGGCCGCGGTGGTGGTGGTGGCCGACCGCGACATGGAACGGCGGCTGGTGCTGGCCTGCTCGATGCCGGCCGCCGAGATGCTCACCTCGGCGCGGGTGGTGCGAGCCAAGCTGACCGCCGCCGCGCGGAACGTGGCCGAGGCGCTGTCCGGTGGCGAGTCCGCCACCGCCTGA
- the rarD gene encoding EamA family transporter RarD has translation MSNERRGYLYGLTAYVIWGFFPIYFKLLRPSSPLEILAHRVIWSVAFVALLLSALRNWRFLGRLLRTPRLVGGVSAAALLIGVNWATYIYGVNSSRVVETALGYFITPLVVVLLGVTVQRERLRAWQWTAVGIGGLAVAILTLDYGRLPYIALVLAASFGSYSLIKKRMSLPPAEGLFVESAVLALPAFGYLTWLNLTGGAEFGHVSMWHTALMLFSGVATAVPLLLFAAAANRVPLVGLGILQYVAPILQLACGILIYHEPMPAARLAGFGLVWIALTIFTTDGIRSARTGARQRAESEKATASV, from the coding sequence ATGAGCAATGAGCGGCGCGGATATCTGTACGGCCTCACGGCGTACGTGATCTGGGGGTTCTTCCCGATCTATTTCAAGCTGCTCCGCCCCTCGTCCCCGCTGGAGATCCTGGCGCACCGGGTGATCTGGTCGGTCGCCTTCGTCGCGCTGCTGCTCTCCGCGCTGCGCAACTGGCGGTTCCTGGGCCGCCTGCTGCGCACGCCACGACTGGTCGGCGGCGTCTCCGCGGCGGCGCTGCTGATCGGCGTGAACTGGGCGACCTACATCTACGGGGTCAACTCGTCCCGGGTCGTGGAGACGGCGCTGGGCTACTTCATCACCCCGCTGGTGGTGGTCCTGCTCGGGGTGACCGTGCAGCGCGAACGGCTACGCGCCTGGCAGTGGACCGCGGTCGGCATCGGCGGGCTAGCGGTGGCCATCCTCACCCTCGACTACGGCCGGCTGCCGTACATCGCGCTCGTGCTGGCCGCCTCGTTCGGCTCGTACAGCCTGATCAAGAAGCGGATGTCGCTCCCGCCGGCCGAGGGGCTGTTCGTCGAGTCGGCGGTGCTGGCGCTGCCCGCGTTCGGCTACCTGACCTGGCTCAACCTGACCGGCGGCGCGGAGTTCGGACACGTCTCGATGTGGCACACGGCGCTGATGCTGTTCTCCGGCGTGGCCACCGCCGTACCGTTGCTGCTCTTCGCCGCCGCGGCGAACCGGGTGCCGCTGGTCGGTCTCGGCATCCTGCAGTACGTCGCGCCGATCCTGCAGCTGGCCTGCGGCATCCTGATCTACCACGAGCCGATGCCGGCCGCCCGGCTGGCCGGTTTCGGGCTGGTCTGGATCGCCCTGACCATCTTCACCACGGACGGGATCCGCAGCGCCCGCACCGGCGCCCGCCAGCGCGCCGAGAGCGAGAAAGCCACCGCCTCGGTCTGA
- a CDS encoding anti-sigma factor family protein has protein sequence MTESRLEAEQMRCEDGHDDAAYVLGALSPAERAAYEQHLSTCSFCREAVADLSRVPDMLDRLDAEEFAKLLDPTLSAAPPARSHRPAAPPVRAFPVRLLSTVAAVLLIVVLGGGVTLWLLNRPAPGSAAAGPAVAMSAVDPQSPVSATIRVTGTAGGTKVEMLCRYAESAKPYTFRLIAYGPDDQSEQLGSWTPKPGAEFPMQGVTHFPAEGLDRLDLVRFDGKVMLTYKPR, from the coding sequence ATGACGGAGAGCCGGCTGGAGGCGGAACAGATGCGCTGCGAGGACGGGCACGACGACGCCGCGTACGTCCTCGGCGCGCTGTCGCCGGCGGAACGGGCGGCCTACGAGCAGCACCTTTCGACGTGCTCGTTCTGTCGGGAAGCGGTGGCCGACCTGTCCAGGGTGCCGGACATGCTGGACCGGCTCGACGCGGAGGAATTCGCGAAGCTGCTGGACCCGACGCTGTCGGCCGCGCCGCCGGCACGTTCCCACCGCCCGGCCGCACCGCCGGTCCGAGCCTTCCCGGTACGACTCCTGAGCACCGTCGCGGCGGTGCTGCTCATCGTGGTGCTCGGCGGCGGAGTCACGCTCTGGCTGCTGAACCGGCCGGCGCCGGGCAGCGCGGCGGCCGGGCCGGCGGTGGCGATGAGCGCGGTGGACCCCCAGTCACCGGTCTCGGCGACGATCCGGGTCACCGGCACGGCGGGCGGGACCAAGGTGGAGATGCTCTGCCGGTACGCGGAGTCGGCGAAGCCGTACACGTTCCGGCTGATCGCTTACGGACCCGACGACCAGAGTGAACAGCTCGGCTCGTGGACGCCGAAGCCGGGTGCGGAATTCCCGATGCAGGGGGTGACGCACTTCCCGGCGGAAGGCTTGGACCGGTTGGATCTGGTGCGCTTCGACGGCAAGGTGATGCTGACCTACAAGCCCCGGTGA